The following proteins come from a genomic window of Pichia kudriavzevii chromosome 1, complete sequence:
- a CDS encoding uncharacterized protein (PKUD0A10200; similar to Saccharomyces cerevisiae YBL037W (APL3); ancestral locus Anc_3.325), whose product MSAEINQHRRNSLLKIAYISLNGYEVPSDLKSQCIQECLKLIEIQCDDHVPWYLFKSVLAENLQTGDIVQLWCLAKKNNYGYREIAELCLVNDRIFKLIKLDDVPNHHGVDYYSLLKIALRNEALDKNILLGLGKSLSQTSVSHGNEIIALCSLLKEWADFDWCSVKGLEGIFINKLSEVLEFMDTIKVEIEQSEPMDFHWIKEYGYLIVNLIELLSKITCVDDNTTGNLGILTGKLLKDVVELRNVTLANDAHANDYQLILASIVTSCVKLYMHKKGKINGGGTDILLNALLDLLETSTDINIKIVFTELIQTIIRNSESLDDSKKSILQRYPLWKKLIKSKEAKVSESTKDILKLTMDRKARSSYQPTFSQLRDVVIIFIYHLQNCDTESKGHTLSDILSVLEDYKDTGIVEEAARKILKIFMTIGNTCDGAWERIYDLIIHSSKKITVIDQILEFLTKGLQFGCCEDFIKLSAVVFEFNGRKWRHGKIATQQYWLLQKYTLSTVATKLLILDAMCGFYNIKETRNVSLQLFDDEVNSDNIEIRQKVNDYKSLINCGLLDRTNEIEDFNVNGVISLPIFPTSTDVETEFENLSVKDDNSGGSENLFDEGYNRTLKFNQGVLFDDGNFKVTFRIKPGDSTHVEIQYKFKPGIKLPDKLECSVISKTEAYNIHVVENDGLDKNMNGKVIFELTIKEPYSEKSEPCVKFTVGQLSSISLHMSMLFKALQKGKVDPSELSVGVKFPLPNGEPKTSLERHLSKLNFSGFFNYPNLDICAVFCFNNGNTVPISVKTVQGFVYVSSTSRNVAQAVGIRLKRLFSQ is encoded by the coding sequence ATGTCAGCTGAGATAAACCAGCACCGTCGGAATTCGTTGCTAAAAATAGCATATATTAGCTTAAATGGATACGAGGTCCCTAGCGACCTGAAGAGCCAGTGTATACAAGAATGTCTAAAGCTAATTGAGATTCAATGTGATGACCATGTTCCTTGGTATTTATTTAAATCAGTGTTAGCTGAGAATTTACAAACAGGAGATATTGTACAACTGTGGTGCCTAGCCAAAAAGAACAATTATGGGTACAGAGAAATTGCTGAACTTTGCTTGGTTAATGATCggattttcaagttgataaaattaGATGATGTTCCCAATCATCATGGGGTTGATTATTATTCCCTACTAAAGATTGCATTGAGGAATGAAGCTCTagataaaaatattttgcTTGGTCTTGGTAAAAGCCTATCACAGACCAGTGTTTCACATGGTAATGAAATTATTGCGCTATGTTCGTTACTTAAAGAATGGGCCGACTTTGACTGGTGTAGTGTTAAAGGATTGGAAGGtatatttatcaacaagttGTCTGAAGTATTGGAATTTATGGATACGATAAAAGTAGAAATTGAGCAGAGCGAACCGATGGACTTTCATTGGATCAAAGAATACGGATATTTAATTGTTAATTTGATCGAACTACTGTCAAAGATTACATGTGTGGATGATAATACCACTGGTAACCTAGGTATCTTAACAGGGAAACTGTTGAAAGATGTGGTTGAGCTGAGAAATGTGACATTAGCAAATGATGCGCATGCAAATGATTATCAATTGATTCTCGCATCAATCGTTACCTCGTGCGTTAAATTGTACATGCataaaaagggaaaaatCAATGGAGGGGGGACAGACATACTCTTAAATGCATTACTTGATCTCTTAGAAACGAGTACCGAtataaacatcaaaataGTGTTTACTGAGCTGATACAAACAATTATCAGGAATTCTGAAAGTTTAGACGACTCAAAGAAATCCATATTGCAGAGATATCCATTATGGAAAAAGCTTATCAAAAGTAAGGAGGCCAAAGTTAGTGAGTCTACCAAGGACATTCTTAAGCTAACAATGGATCGTAAAGCTAGGTCATCATATCAACCCACTTTTTCACAATTAAGAGATGTGGTCATTATATTCATCTACCACCTACAAAACTGCGATACTGAGTCCAAGGGGCACACTTTATCAGATATATTGTCTGTTTTGGAGGACTATAAAGATACaggaattgttgaagaagcagcaCGGAAAATACTGAAAATATTCATGACTATTGGAAATACCTGTGATGGAGCATGGGAGAGAATCTACGACCTAATAATTCACTCGTCCAAGAAAATCACTGTGATTGATCAGATCCTTGAATTTCTAACAAAAGGTTTACAATTCGGATGTTGTGAAGATTTCATTAAATTGTCGGCTGTAGTTTTCGAGTTCAATGGTAGGAAATGGAGACATGGCAAAATTGCTACTCAACAATACTGGTTATTACAGAAATACACGTTATCCACTGTTGCTACAAAACTATTGATTTTAGACGCAATGTGTGGATTCTataatatcaaagaaaccaGGAATGTAAGCTTACAAttgtttgatgatgaagtCAACAGTGATAACATTGAGATTCGGCAAAAGGTTAATGATTACAAATCCTTGATTAACTGTGGGCTGCTAGATCGAACCAATGAGATTGAGGACTTCAACGTCAATGGTGTTATCTCATTACCCATTTTCCCGACTAGCACTGATGTTGAAACTGAGTTTGAAAACCTTAGTGTGAAGGATGACAACAGCGGTGGCAGCGAGAACTTATTTGATGAAGGATATAACCGTACCCTTAAATTTAACCAAGGTGTTTTGTTTGACGATGGGAATTTCAAGGTTACATTTCGAATCAAACCGGGTGATTCCACACACGTAGAGATCCAGTATAAGTTCAAACCCGGAATTAAACTTCCTGATAAGTTGGAGTGTAGTGTCATCTCAAAAACTGAGGCATATAATATCCACGTTGTGGAGAACGACGGATTGGATAAGAACATGAATGGAAAAGTGATATTTGAACTCACTATCAAGGAACCATACTCTGAAAAATCCGAGCCATGCGTTAAATTTACAGTTGGACAGCTTTCGTCCATCAGTTTACACATGTCCATGTTGTTCAAAGCACTGCAAAAGGGCAAAGTTGATCCAAGTGAGCTGTCAGTGGGGGTGAAATTCCCACTTCCCAATGGAGAGCCGAAAACTTCACTTGAACGACATCTTAGTAAATTGAACTTTTCCGGATTCTTCAACTACCCTAATCTAGATATCTGTGCAGTATTCTGCTTCAATAATGGGAACACCGTTCCCATTTCTGTGAAAACAGTTCAAGGATTTGTTTATGTTTCTTCCACTAGTAGAAATGTTGCCCAAGCTGTTGGTATTCGTTTAAAGAGACTGTTTTCTCAGTAG
- a CDS encoding uncharacterized protein (PKUD0A10210; similar to Saccharomyces cerevisiae YGR221C (TOS2) and YHR149C (SKG6); ancestral locus Anc_5.107) encodes MPILFPRKDKCVGSKQECETGTDTTNTLAICLAVIIPVVVVAIIIAFFIYKAYRRNKKEALEDDDPDFNVDNIMLPEYHNATNPPMRRLPAGMRSLSQANMLSSDSLAMNNPNNQNGDNKNPFADGPRDLNASNMKLGLHQTTSDLALPLGNTKEDLDRYSKNLGLDFHEFNYPIRKMNMPHSANSSPTSSRRNSVSSRTNNRFASKASSPQKSKLTQRISIADLQERDGDLNSDESVHPVGLSKDESFKIPPLHVVGSDSDESDSDIPPQSHPQSQPHADFDRNPDDNLRFDHEKEQPYSQLHHDRSMESHIQHTQAPNGQTFDERIDVPDSSIQKDEAPTTESSSSPVSEDRNLMSNSSHTTVDLPPKHLNIDSSAQISNSDELDADIPLSPEEEEQLKRMKSVYQVYFSRNGSRRVARTDTDNQADYQNEQLPLDQLNQDYHQHGEVANSNPNSNAHTNGHINDSYGDGNDNDDIDVRVIVDNTDGGAYPIASVQPIDENNRLAIPEPQEHDEFRQSVSSSVYLPMNENNGLSAGQFAHQQLGSMIPNGQNAYSSNVYKPDESNYSQYQHYPQQYDQYPQYQQQYPQQYPQSYPQGYPQQYPQGYPQGYPQGYPQGYPQGYPAGQRAQNYSGKGRLPNLEKLPLPHQLNKRTSTLESFTTFTAESHKNTNTIPAIPVNQRFDPIDHVNWNAKGKNVQGITPSPSQIRDSIVMFNPVGLSTNKTFVSKGTAKEQVRNLNKQLDSSGNPIPTSPSLNGPLYGFYDYVPERPHGAENLIPKFQKSGSEMDLRKQMDNANV; translated from the coding sequence ATGCCAATTCTGTTTCCAAGAAAGGACAAATGTGTTGGATCCAAACAAGAGTGTGAAACCGGAACTGATACCACAAACACCTTGGCCATTTGTTTGGCTGTTATTATTCCagtagttgttgttgctatCATCATTGCCTTTTTCATCTACAAGGCTTatagaagaaacaaaaaggaGGCCTTAGAGGATGACGATCCGGATTTCaatgttgataatatcATGTTGCCCGAATACCACAACGCTACAAACCCACCAATGAGGAGATTACCAGCCGGTATGAGAAGTTTATCCCAGGCAAATATGTTGAGTTCCGATTCTTTGGCAATGAATAATCCAAACAATCAGAACGGCGACAACAAGAACCCCTTTGCAGATGGCCCTAGAGACTTGAACGCCTCAAATATGAAATTGGGCTTGCACCAAACCACTTCTGACCTGGCTCTGCCATTAGGTAACACAAAGGAAGACCTCGATAGGTATTCTAAAAATTTGGGTTTGGATTTCCATGAATTTAACTACCCTATCAGGAAGATGAATATGCCGCATTCGGCGAATTCATCTCCTACCTCCTCGAGGCGTAACTCGGTCTCATCAAGAACAAACAATAGGTTTGCCTCAAAGGCGTCATCTCCtcaaaaatccaaattaACTCAAAGAATTTCGATTGCTGACCTGCAAGAGCGAGATGGTGATCTTAATAGTGATGAGTCGGTGCACCCAGTTGGCCTGTCAAAAGATGAGAGTTTCAAGATACCTCCATTACATGTCGTAGGATCGGATTCTGATGAATCAGACTCGGATATACCTCCACAATCACATCCACAATCGCAACCACATGCTGACTTTGACAGGAACCCCGATGATAATCTGCGTTTTGATCATGAGAAAGAACAACCATATAGTCAACTACATCATGATCGTAGTATGGAGAGCCATATCCAGCATACCCAAGCTCCTAATGGACAAACCTTTGATGAAAGGATCGATGTACCAGATTCGTCGATCCAAAAGGATGAGGCTCCGACAACAGAATCGTCATCCTCCCCCGTATCTGAAGATCGTAATCTTATGAGCAACTCATCCCATACCACAGTGGATCTGCCACCCAAGCACCTGAATATTGATTCCAGTGCTCAAATATCAAACTCTGATGAATTGGATGCTGATATACCATTGTCTCCAGAGGAAGAGGAACAACTTAAAAGGATGAAATCTGTCTATCAAGTCTACTTCTCCCGTAATGGCAGCAGAAGAGTTGCTCGTACAGATACTGACAATCAAGCCGATTATCAGAATGAACAGTTGCCACTTGATCAACTCAACCAAGATTATCATCAACATGGTGAAGTTGCAAATTCGAATCCAAACTCAAATGCGCATACAAATGGCCACATAAATGATAGTTACGGTGATGGTAATGACAATGATGACATTGATGTCAGGGTAATTGTTGATAATACTGATGGTGGTGCCTACCCTATTGCGTCTGTTCAaccaattgatgaaaataatagGTTGGCTATTCCTGAACCTCAAGAACACGATGAATTCAGACAAAGTGTTTCTTCCAGTGTTTACCTACCAATGAATGAGAATAACGGTTTGAGTGCAGGTCAGTTTGCTCATCAACAACTAGGTTCAATGATTCCAAATGGACAAAATGCTTATTCATCAAACGTGTATAAACCAGATGAATCAAATTATagtcaatatcaacattATCCTCAGCAATATGATCAGTATCCTCAATACCAGCAACAGTATCCTCAGCAATATCCTCAAAGCTATCCTCAAGGCTATCCTCAGCAATATCCTCAAGGCTATCCACAAGGCTATCCACAAGGTTACCCACAAGGTTATCCTCAAGGTTATCCAGCCGGTCAAAGAGCACAAAATTATTCAGGTAAGGGAAGGTTACCGaaccttgaaaaattaccTTTACCTCATCAACTGAATAAACGTACTTCGACATTAGAGTCCTTTACCACCTTTACGGCGGAATCAcacaaaaatacaaatactaTACCTGCTATTCCAGTGAATCAGAGGTTCGATCCAATCGACCATGTCAATTGGAACGCCAAGGGTAAAAATGTACAAGGTATAACACCTTCACCTTCGCAAATTCGTGATTCGATTGTGATGTTTAACCCGGTGGGCTTATCTACCAACAAAACTTTTGTGTCTAAAGGTACTGCAAAGGAACAAGTTCGTAACTTGAATAAACAGTTGGATTCTTCGGGCAACCCAATTCCAACCAGCCCTTCGTTGAATGGGCCTTTGTATGGATTCTATGATTATGTTCCAGAGCGTCCACATGGAGCTGAAAATCTAATTCCCAAATTTCAGAAGAGTGGCTCTGAAATGGATTTAAGAAAACAAATGGACAACGCCAACGTTTGA
- a CDS encoding uncharacterized protein (PKUD0A10220; Pfam Domains: Pkinase(1.3e-42)|Pkinase_Tyr(1.8e-11)), producing MAPSLAEYSPQSVLGYGKFSTVVKASRKGSTVAIKIIRKADTSTINKINNILPSVSSSTDPVKNYDNEINIIREISPFRFQNIIQYYSIYNSSNCVYIIQELSLYGELTPSNFKTQPFFFSSKQSANGIMTQRVVDMVSSICFLHSQSIIHRDIKPANFLLCSNGTVKLTDFDTSYKLGNKKTDKMNLHKKLIGTPLFMPPELLTNSTSEAAFSPTSTLASNSSSNSEPSKFSIITKKLKLFNSKKNDFNPFMLDIWSLGVTLHYLYYSKYPFYADNEFTLLHKIATTFPDTPSLDHQTMLSKLILQCLNKDPSKRPSASTILNDFHKSSPPISKGSSVLSVLNTADDLKIPCDEEVESTTITQKHNFQLPIFMSPPPTINKHFNRSSSSLPVPKQNDNRDSIHTLPANFKSISGSGRLKHSDAMNFKKFLANDESKKQTITMEEYFDNL from the coding sequence ATGGCCCCATCGCTAGCGGAGTATTCCCCCCAGTCCGTGCTGGGGTACGGGAAGTTCTCTACAGTTGTTAAAGCTTCCCGTAAGGGGTCCACTGTGGCCATTAAAATCATTCGAAAAGCAGACACTAGcacaatcaacaaaatcaacaatataCTCCCATCTGTATCGTCTTCCACAGACCCAGTTAAAAATTATGACAACGAAATCAACATAATACGTGAGATTTCTCCTTTTAGATTCCAAAACATCATTCAGTATTATTCCATTTACAATTCATCCAATTGTGTCTACATTATTCAGGAACTCTCCCTATACGGCGAACTGACACCATCGAACTTCAAAACCCAaccctttttcttttcatccAAACAATCAGCCAATGGTATAATGACACAGCGTGTCGTTGATATGGTGTCTTCCATTTGTTTCCTACATTCGCAATCGATAATTCATCGAGATATTAAGCCGGCAAATTTCCTGCTTTGTTCCAATGGGACGGTAAAATTAACAGATTTCGATACTAGCTATAAGCTGGGGAATAAGAAAACCGACAAGATGAACTTGCACAAAAAACTGATTGGAACACCTCTATTCATGCCGCCCGAACTATTGACAAATTCTACCTCTGAAGCTGCGTTCTCTCCTACGTCTACTTTGGCATCCAACTCTTCCTCTAATAGCGAACCttccaagttttcaataataacgaagaaattgaagctCTTCAATAGCAAGAAGAACGATTTTAACCCATTTATGTTGGATATCTGGTCTTTAGGCGTAACTTTGCACTACCTCTACTACTCAAAGTATCCATTTTACGCTGATAATGAGTTCACACTCCTTCATAAAATAGCAACTACTTTCCCAGATACACCCAGTCTTGACCATCAAACGATGCTTTCAAAGCTAATCTTGCAATGTTTGAACAAAGACCCTTCTAAGAGACCTTCTGCATCCACAATTCTCAACGACTTCCATAAGTCAAGTCCTCCGATATCCAAAGGCTCGTCTGTGTTATCGGTACTCAACACAGCGGATGATCTAAAGATACCTTGCGACGAAGAAGTTGAGTCTACCACTATCACTCAGAAGCACAATTTTCAGTTGCCTATATTTATGTCTCCACCACCAACGATAAATAAACACTTCAATCGTTCATCATCCTCTTTACCCGTTCCTAAACAAAATGATAACAGAGACTCCATCCACACGCTGCCTGCTAATTTTAAATCTATCTCTGGTTCAGGTAGGTTGAAGCACAGTGATGCAATGAACTTCAAAAAGTTCCTAGCTAATGATGAATCCAAGAAGCAAACAATTACAATGGAGGAATATTTCGATAATCTATAA
- a CDS encoding uncharacterized protein (PKUD0A10230; similar to Saccharomyces cerevisiae YBR286W (APE3); ancestral locus Anc_1.298) produces the protein MQLNIFTSLLIVANLANGLVIPQAALELEHEVEHQLSALLGEGKEPAKPLVNSTELQDFITRDALYERAQTLYDIAGYSNKSMGHPTRVIGSKGHWGTIAYIKHELKKLDGYYDVSIQPFKAFMSEIYSFNGTINGKTPESLVAMDMTPPTPHKKPVKGDVKLVSNSGCQLDDYVEMYGKIALIKRGECSFGTKAQLAAQNGAKVAIIYNNEDGDIKGTLGVPPKGVHVAPAVGLNKADGEYYVDLLNKGELVEAEIAIDSFVGPITTVNVIAETVEGDSDNIVMLGAHSDSVGAGPGINDDGSGTISLLEVAKQLSNFTVKNKVRFAWWAAEEEGLLGSNYYAENLTPEENHKIRLFMDYDMMASPNYEYEIYDANNVDNPKGSEELKNLYIDYYKSRGLNYTLIPFDGRSDYVGFIENGIPGGGIAAGAEKNNAENGEVLDRCYHQLCDDLSNIAWDAFLINTQLIAHSVATYASDLSDFPLREYDAVNAMSFPYRGDNLII, from the coding sequence ATGCAATTAAACATTTTTACATCGTTGCTCATTGTTGCCAACTTAGCAAATGGGCTTGTAATTCCACAAGCTGCATTAGAGTTGGAGCATGAAGTTGAACATCAGTTATCTGCACTACTTGGAGAGGGAAAGGAACCAGCTAAACCGTTAGTCAATTCCACAGAATTGCAAGATTTTATTACCCGTGACGCTCTGTATGAACGTGCGCAGACATTGTATGATATTGCCGGATACTCAAACAAATCGATGGGACACCCAACTAGAGTTATTGGAAGCAAAGGCCATTGGGGTACTATTGCATATATCAAACACGAGCTTAAAAAATTGGATGGCTACTACGATGTTTCAATACAACCTTTCAAGGCCTTTATGTCTGAAATTTATTCATTCAATGGTACAATTAACGGCAAAACTCCAGAATCTTTGGTTGCAATGGACATGACTCCTCCAACACCTCACAAGAAACCAGTTAAGGGCGATGTTAAATTGGTTTCTAACAGCGGCTGCCAACTAGATGACTATGTTGAGATGTACGGTAAAATTGCCCTTATTAAAAGAGGTGAATGTTCTTTCGGTACAAAGGCACAATTGGCTGCACAGAATGGTGCTAAGGTGGCAATTATTTATAACAACGAAGATGGTGACATTAAAGGTACGTTAGGGGTACCACCTAAAGGTGTTCATGTAGCACCTGCTGTTGGCTTGAACAAAGCTGATGGTGAGTATTATGTTGATTTATTGAATAAGGGAGAATTAGTGGAAGCTGAAATTGCGATTGATTCGTTTGTCGGCCCAATCACAACTGTTAATGTTATTGCTGAAACAGTCGAAGGTGACAGCGATAACATAGTCATGTTGGGTGCACATTCTGATTCGGTCGGTGCCGGTCCTGGTATTAATGATGACGGTTCAGGTACCATTTCCTTATTAGAAGTTGCCAAGCAATTGTCCAACTTCACAGTTAAAAATAAGGTTAGATTTGCATGGTGGGCTGCTGAAGAGGAAGGACTTCTAGGTTCCAATTATTATGCTGAAAACTTAACACCAGAGGAAAACCATAAGATTAGATTATTTATGGATTACGATATGATGGCATCGCCAAATTATGAGTATGAAATCTACGATGCAAATAATGTAGATAATCCAAAGGGTTcagaagaattgaagaacttaTATATTGATTATTATAAATCAAGAGGTTTGAACTACACACTAATTCCATTTGATGGACGTTCTGATTATGTCGGATTCATTGAAAACGGTATTCCGGGTGGTGGAATTGCAGCAGGCgcagagaaaaacaacGCAGAAAACGGTGAAGTTTTGGATAGATGCTACCACCAACTATGTGACGACTTAAGTAATATTGCATGGGATGCGTTTTTAATTAACACCCAATTAATTGCACATTCTGTTGCAACTTATGCTTCTGATTTGTCTGATTTCCCATTGAGAGAGTATGATGCTGTCAATGCGATGTCTTTCCCTTACAGAGGTGACAATTTAATTATTTAG
- a CDS encoding uncharacterized protein (PKUD0A10240; Pfam Domains: PUF(1.1e-51)), whose protein sequence is MDANDTIVDSNINLLINSIHPAENHHRLSNPALSVPSINSTPTPSLNSNSNSNYMHAPAILATPKSGPQTSNNVPLLSPFSSLSDANQNLYQNSYQNLNHNLNQNLNQNFNQNSHSHRPSMDFSKSPLSLPQFSSSFPNAPLNAESPFTPLSPYNYDTINNYTLSNNFANNLHLNNYKPNLHLHNRSASLPVNNVFTLSTLNTFPSISASPVKSNDFSSFNIHDFSLPSIRDNANDSVDTQSIEHQLSTLSIENSAAYPNTRRNTLFSNASISSVTTSNSNHTTNSATNSTTNSATNSKINSKTNANANSNPKRLPDVPQPQPKSLSCLPTTIDLPKLSSEEIINLSKDQNGCRKLQKLIDDDVSKNMPIIFNATYKNSTSLMMDPFGNYLIQKLMVHASPSQLSLIIIDISSSIDSIATNLHGTRALQKLIGCLTSENHHDLISRAIEPVVVPLVHDMNGNHVIQKLISHYFDEDLDFLVELVITHLLEISTHKHGCCVLQKLLNKCSNIQIEKISNEILSNSIYLMKDQFGNYVIQYLISLNIDSINIQLLNLVANDIIPLSCGKFSSNVVEKCLKLNPSNLQNSSAIHPLLASLINAHTLVSLIKNQYGNYVVQTALEISDWQIKCVMAEMIRPILPNIRYTNYGKRIYTKVVSILNELDKRRNDTGLLLPPINFNS, encoded by the coding sequence ATGGATGCAAACGACACTATTGTGGACTCAAACATAAACCTCCTTATAAATTCAATTCACCCTGCAGAGAATCACCATCGGCTCTCAAACCCAGCCTTGTCAGTCCCGTCTATCAACTCAACACCTACACCAAGCTTAAACTCAAACTCAAACTCAAACTATATGCATGCCCCTGCCATCTTAGCCACTCCAAAGTCAGGTCCCCAAACCTCTAATAATGTTCCACTTCTCTCTCCCTTCTCCTCATTAAGTGATGCAAATCAAAACTTATACCAAAATTCATACCAAAACTTAAATCATAACTTAAATCAAAACTTAAATCAAAACTTCAACCAGAACTCACACTCTCATAGACCATCGATGGACTTTTCCAAATCACCCCTTTCATTGCCTCAGTTCTCATCCTCATTTCCTAATGCTCCCCTTAACGCAGAGTCTCCATTCACACCATTGTCCCCTTATAACTATGACACAATCAACAACTATACCCTGTCAAACAACTTTGCTAACAATCTCCATCTGAATAACTATAAACCAAACTTACATTTGCATAATAGATCGGCATCACTACCAGTTAATAATGTCTTCACATTATCCACCTTGAATACTTTCCCATCAATCTCAGCCTCTCCAGTGAAATCCAACGATTTCTCCTCCTTTAATATCCACGATTTCTCCTTACCTTCCATAAGGGATAATGCAAATGACTCCGTCGATACCCAATCAATAGAACATCAACTGAGTACCTTATCCATAGAGAATTCGGCTGCTTACCCAAACACTAGAAGAAATACCCTTTTCTCAAACGCCTCGATCTCCTCTGTTACAACATCAAACTCAAACCACACCACCAATTCAGCCACCAATTCGACCACCAACTCAGCCaccaattccaaaattaaCTCTAAAACCAATGCCAATGCCAACTCTAATCCCAAAAGATTGCCAGATGTTCCTCAACCCCAGCCAAAGAGTTTGTCGTGTTTACCTACAACAATCGACCTACCTAAATTATCCTCTGAGGAAATTATCAATCTATCAAAAGATCAAAATGGTTGTAGAAAATTAcagaaattgattgatgatgatgtcTCCAAGAATATGCCCATCATCTTTAACGCAACATATAAAAACTCAACCTCTTTGATGATGGACCCATTTGGAAACTATTTAATTCAAAAATTAATGGTCCATGCATCCCCATCTCAATTATCTTTGATCATTATTGAcatttcttcctcaattgATTCTATTGCAACAAATTTACATGGCACTAGAGCTTTGCAAAAATTAATCGGTTGTTTAACATCAGAAAATCATCATGATTTGATCTCAAGGGCAATCGAACCTGTTGTGGTTCCTTTAGTTCATGATATGAATGGTAATCACgttattcaaaaattaaTCTCTCATTactttgatgaagatttggatttcttgGTTGAGTTGGTTATAACTCATCTACTGGAAATTTCAACCCATAAACATGGGTGTTGTGTTTTACAGAAGCTACTAAATAAATGTTCAAATATCcaaatagaaaaaattaGTAATGAGATATTGTCAAACAGTATTTACCTGATGAAGGATCAGTTTGGTAATTATgttattcaatatttgatttccttAAATATAGACTCTATTAATATCCAGTTGTTAAATTTAGTTGCTAATGATATCATACCTTTAAGTTGTGGCAAGTTTTCGTCAAATGTGGTTGAAAAATGTCTTAAACTCAATCCTTCAAATCTACAAAACAGTTCGGCCATCCATCCTCTATTGGCATCTTTGATTAATGCACATACTTTAGTTTCTCTAATCAAGAACCAATATGGTAATTATGTCGTTCAGACAGCGTTGGAAATCTCAGATTGGCAAATCAAATGTGTTATGGCTGAAATGATCCGCCCAATCTTACCTAACATCCGATACACTAATTACGGTAAGAGAATTTACACCAAAGTCGTCTCTATATTGAATGAACTCGATAAAAGGAGGAACGATACTGGCTTACTTCTACCACCTATTAACTTTAATAGTTGA